The uncultured Desulfatiglans sp. DNA window CATCATGGGCGGGCCGCCCCGGGTTTACGCCGCCTTTTTCCGTGCCTTCAGCGCTGTCAGGATTTTCTGCGGGGTGATGGGCAGATCCGTGATCCTGAGGCCGATCGCGTCGTAGACCGCGTTCGCGATCGCCGGGGCCGTCGGCACCAATCCGGGCTCACCCACGCCCTTCGCCCCGAAAGGACCCTCCGGGTCGTGCGTTTCGACGCAGGTGATGTCGATCGGAAAATCCACATCCGGCGCCGAGAGAATCTTGTAGTCCAGGAAGTTGGGATTCAGGTTGCGCCCCTTCTCCGTCTTGTATTCCTCGCAGAGGGCGTAGCCGAGGCCCTGGACGATCCCTCCGTAGATCTGCCCCTTGATGGTCTGCTGATTGATCACCTGGCCGACATCGTGCGCCGCCGCGAAACGGAGGATCTTGACCCGTCCGGTCTCGGTGTCCACCTCGACTTCGGCGCCCTGGGCCCCCGTGATGTAAGCCGCCGACATGTTGCCACGGCAGGTCTTCATGTCGATCATCTGGTTGCAGGGGTCGTAGAAGGCCTCCGTGACGATCATGGTCCCCTGCTCCTTGAAATGCGCCTCGCGCAGAATCTCCTCGATGCTCAATTGCAGGAAGGGGTTTTCGGGCTCCTCGTGGAAGAAAACGATGTTTTTCTTGAGATCGAATTCCGAGGGGTCGCAGTAGCGCTCGTAGTCGAGGTCCGGGATCTCGAAATCAGGCTCCTTCTTCTTCCGCAGCTTCATCCGGAAATGGACCCTCGGCATGAAATGCTCGGCCGCCAGTTCGAAGACCCTCTTTCTCGCCTTCTGAGCCGCCTGGATGGCCGCGTTGCACGAGGTGAACGCGCCCCGGCTCGCATGCGTCCCCACATCCCACGGACAGGTGGCCGTATCGCCCGACACCACCATGACCCGGTCCGGAGTCACACCGAGCGCCTCGGCGGTGGCCACCGCCAGCGCGCTGTGGAATCCCTGACCCATCTCGACCCCGCCCGTGATCACCGAGACATGGCCGAAATCGTCCAGCTTCATGATGATGCCGGTGCCGTCGGAGCGGTAGACCCGGCCCGAGCCGCCCACGTGGAACAGGGAGGCCATGCCGACCCCGCGCGCCTTTCCCCTCTGTTGCCCCCGCTTGGTCTTCCAGTCGAGCTTTTCGGCAACGGTCCTCAGGCACTCCTCGTGCCCGCAGGAGGTGATGTTGAGACCCATCGGCGTAATGTCGTTCGGGATGTTGCAGTTCAAAAGCCGGAAGTCATAGGGGTCGATCCCGGCCGCATCCGCGAGTTCGTCCAGATTGCTCTCGAGCGCCCATGCCGCCTGCGGATTCCCGTATCCGCGCATGGCCTGACAGTAGGTGTTGTTGGTGTAGACGATGGTCGTCTCGTAAAAGACGTTGGGCACACGATACAGCGACGAGATCGGCAGCATCATCACACTCGGCGTCGTCGCCCCCCAGGAGGTGTAAGCGCCATTGTCGAGCAGCATGCGGATCTCGCGGAAGGTCAGCTTCCCCTCGCGGCTGCAGCCCTGGATGATCTGCGTCCGCGTGGGCTGCCGGGGCGAGAGGTAGGCGAACTCCTCTTCCCGGTTGAGGACGATCTTCACCGGCCTTCCCGTCTTGTAGGCGAGAAGGATGGCGATGTACTCGTAGCCATGGGTGTCCAGGCCCGTCCCGAAGGAGCCCCCCAGCGCGGGCACGATCACCCGGCTGTTCTTTCCCTTCAGCCCCATGGCCGACAGGGCGGCATTGAAGTCGTTCTGGGCCAGGAAGGGGATCTGGGTCTTCGTGTGGATGATCAGGTTGCCTTGAAGATCGAACTCCGCTACGCATCCCGCCGTACCCATGCAGGACTGCTGGATGAGCGGCGTGGAAAAACGGCCCTCGGCCACGAAAGCGGCCTCCTGCTTCGCCTTTTCCACATCTCCTGCAACAAACTTCCAGGGAACGGGCACCCGGTTGTCCACTTTGGGCCGGCCCCGGGCATCCGTTTCATGGACCAGAGGCGCGCCTTCCTGCAGGGCCTCTTCCGGGTCGAAGACGCCGGGGAGTTCCTCATATTCGACCTCGATGAGATCCACCGCCTCCGCAGCGATCTCCGGGTCAATCGCGGCCACCGCCGCCACCTCGTCCCGGAACTGGCGCACCTTGTCCCGCTTGAGCGCCACATTGTCCTTGATGAATCCGATCCGGATCTGCGGCGTGTCGTAGCCTGTAATCACCGCGCGGACCCCCGGCAGACGCTCTGCCCTGGAGGTGTCGATGGCCTTGATCCTGGCATGGGCGTATCGGCTGTATTTGATCTTGCCGTACAGCATGCCCGGCCGAACGAAGTCATGAATGTAGACGGCCTTGCCGGCCGCTTTATCGGGGGCGTCCGGCCTTGGAAGCTCGGTGCCGATGTAGTCGAATTGCGTCATGTTTTCCCCTCTTGCCTATACACCTGCTGGAAATCCCCGCGAGGACACGCGCCCCAGCGGGGTGCATGCCTTTCTTTCACAAAGCCTTGTCAGGCCGCCCCTTCCTCCGCCGCCCGCCGGACGGCCTCAACGATCTGGAGGTATCCCGTGCAGCGGCACAGATTTCCGGAAATCGCCCGCCGGATCTCGGCCTCGTTCGGATGCGGGGTCTCCTCCAGCAGCGCCTTGGCCGACAGGATCATCCCCGGCGTGCAGAACCCGCACTGGACAGCTCCGTGCTCCACGAAGGCGGCCTGGATCGGGTGGAGGCGGTTTCCCTCACCCACCAGGCCTTCGATCGTCGTAACGCTTTTGCCTGCGATCTCGAAGGCAGGATAGAGGCAGGAATCCACCGGGACCCCGTCGACCAGAACCGTGCAGGCTCCACACTCTCCCTGGCCGCACCCCTCCTTCACGCCCGTCAGCTCGAAATCCTTTCGCAAGACCTCCAGGAGCACCCTGTGCGCCTCGACCTCCGAAGAAACCTCGTAACCGTTCAAACGAAACCGGATCTCCTTCTTCATCATTCCTCCCCTGGATAAACACCCTATCCAGCCACGATTTTTCAGACCGTCCCCTATCGGCTCACTGCCGGCCGCTTCCCCCGACGGCCTTTTCGTCTCGATGCATGATCAGCGTTTCCGGAGGGCCCCAGCCTCGACCCGTGCCTCGGTTCGTGCGGCCCGGGACGATGCCGCTCCACTGCCCCCGGAAGATCAGCGACCCGGCTTCCTCAGTCGGAGCGGCCGACCGTCGCGAGGGCCTGCTGCAAGCCCCTCTTCACCAGGACACCCGCTACGGTGCACCGGTACTCCGCCGTAGCGCGGACATCGCTGATCGGCCGGACCTCTTCTGCGGCCTCTGCAGCAGCCGCCTCCAGCAGATCGGGGTCGATCCGGCGGCCCTCGATCCGTTTTTCCGTTCTGCGAAGCCTGAGCGGCACCGGCGCAACGGCCCCGGCCGCCAGCCGACATCTGCGGCAGACCTCGCCCTCCATCTCCACCAGGACGGCCATATTCACCACGGCGATATCCTGGCTCACGCGCCCGATCTTGAGGAAAGCGCTGCCGGTTTGCCCGCCCGGCTGCGGCACCCGGATACTCGTCATGACCTCTTCAGGCCTCTTGCAGGTCTGTCCCGGGCCGGTAAAGAAATCCTCGATCGCCACCTCACGGACCCCTCCCGGGCCTTCCAACGTGATGCGCGCATCCAGCACGAGCAACGGAGGGGCGCAATCGGCTGAAGGCGCGGCGTTGCAAAGGTTTCCCCCGATCGTCGCCACGTTACGCACCTGTGGATTGGCCAGCACCTTCACCGCCTGAAACAGCGCAGGGAGGGCCCGCTCGACGGAGGCGGATCTTTCGATCTCCCTGAAGAGGCACATGCCCCCGAAGCGCCATTCGCCGTTCTTGGCAATCCCCCGCAGCTCCGGGATCCCCCTCAGTGAAACCAGCGCGTCCACGGCCATCGCACGCTGCTTCAACCGCACGATGAGGTCCGTGCCTCCAGCAAGATACCGGGCTTCACCGGTCTGTTCTTCCATGATCTTCAGCGCATCCCTGAGGGTCTGCGGCTGATGATAGTCAAATCTTCGCATGATATGGACGCCCTTTCTTGAACATGAATCCGACGGCCGAAAATCCACGGTTGCTCGCCCACGCGCAGGCGGTCCGGCACACCGCAAGTCCGATTTCGGGCCCTACCACCCCCGAACCCCGATCGGCGGGCCGGTCTCTGACGAGGCTCTCCCCGCCATCCGCTGACACGGCCTCGACCCCCAAGAGACATTCCCCGCTCGAACCCGCCGAACGATTCCCCAGTGGAAAACCCTTAAAGATCACGGTTGTCGAAGACCCGTTTGCTCTTCCTCTCCGAACGCGGCAGAGAACCGTAAGCGACCATCTCGATGTTGGCGCTCACCATGATCTGTTTCTTGATGTCACCGGCGATCGCCCGAGCCACGGCATCATCCCGGGAAGGATCGCCGTCCGGCTCCCGTTCGACCTTCAGGAGCATGTAATCCCGGCCGTCGGAGCCATGGTCCAGAATGATCTGGTACTCGCTGCCGATCCCGCTTACGCCGGAAAGCACATGGTCGATCTGCCCGGGGTAGACATTCACGGCGCGAAAGATGATCATGTCGTCCGATCGGCCCAGCAGCCGGTCGTGCCGAGGCAGGATGGAACCGCATGGGCAGACCCCGGGGATCAGGCGGGTCAGGTCCCTGGTGCGGTAGCGGATGAGAGGCACCGCTTCCTTCGCGAGGGTGGTGACGACCATCTCACCCGTCTCCCCCTCCGGAACCGGCAGGAGCGTCTCAGGATCCAGGATCTCGAGGATATAGTAATCCGCCCAATAGTGGATCCCCGTGTGATGAAGGCAGTCGAGACCGGTCCCGGGCCCGTACAGTTCCGTCATGCCCGGGATATCGAACATGTGCTCCACCCCCAGGAGATCCCTTATTCGATCACGCATGGCCTGACTGCAGCGTTCGGAGCCGAAGATCATCTTCTTCACGTTGATCTGATCGAGGATCCCCCGCCTTCTGACCTCCTCCGCCAGAAGAAGCCCCATCGAGGCTGTGCAGCAAACGACCGTGGTCTGAAAATCCACAAGAAACTGGCACTGCATGTCCAGGTTGCCCGGACCCGCTGGAATCGCCATGGCGCCGAAGGTCTCGCACCCGAGCTGGAAGCCGATCCCGGCAGTCCATACCCCGTATCCGACCGCGATCTGGATCCTGTCTTCCACTGTAAGCCCGGCCATCTCGTAGCACCGTGCAAAGAAGTGGGCCCAATCCTGGACATCCTTTTGGCTGTAGGAAAGCACTTTCCTCTTTCCGGTGGTTCCGGACGAGGCGTGGATCCGGACCACCTTCTCGAACGGCACCGAGAGCAGAGGGAACGGGTACCCCTCCTTCAAATCCTCCGCCGTCGTAAACGGGAGCCGCTCGATGTCGGCCAGAGACCGGATTTGATCCGGCCTGACCCCGGCCTGCTCCAGTTTGGCGCGGTACACCGGAGAACCATGGTAGGCGTGGTTGACGGTCCACTTCAGACCTTCCAGCTGCAGTGCCTTCAGCTCCTCTTGCGTTTTGACGGTAGGCATAAACGTTTTCGTCATTTCTTTCCTGTACCCCTTTTTCGCAGACTGGATGTTTGACATCCCCTCATTGTCCAAGCCACATTTCTCTCCGGTCTGGAACACGTTGAGCCCAGCACCCGGATGACCTTTTGAACGAACGATCCTGTCGGCGGCATCCCTCTGTGTTCAGAGCGTGGCTTCTCATCATATCGAAGCCGCTGAGAACACATCTGGCGGGCCCCTAATGCATCAGATTCGGCAGGAAGGTTATGATTTGCGGAAAAATCATCAGCAGAACGACACAAAGGATATAAGCAGGGAGAAAATAGGCCACTCCCTTGAAGACATCTTCGAGCGGCACGTCCTTCGCCATCCCTCCGACGACATACGTCGTAGCTCCCACGGGGGGTGTCACGGCACCGAGGGTCGTAATGACGGTGATAGTGACACCGAACCAGATGGGATCATGTCCGAGTTCGGTCGCAACCGGGAAAAAGATCGGGATCGTGATCAGCAAAAGCGCCAGGGCATCCATCACCGCACCGCCGACCACATAGATGGCGAAGATGATGCTGATGATGACGACATCGGGCACAGGCAGGTCCGCCACCCAGGTGGCGATGTTATAGGGGATCCGGGTCACGGCAAGAAACTTGCCGAACAGCATGGCCCCCGCGACGATCATGATCACCATGCACGAGATTCGCAAGGTGTCGGTAAAGGAGGCGATAAACCCCTTCCAGCTGAGGCTTCGCTGCACAAGCGCAATTATCACGGCGAAAAAGGAACCGGCGGCACCGGCCTCCGCGGGCGTAAAATACCCGAAGTAAAGACCCAGCATAACGAGAAGAAAGAGGAGCAGCATCTCGAAGGCACCGGGCAAAGCCCTGAATTTTTCCCCCAGGGTCGTCCTGGGGCCTGCCGGCCCCCACGCCGGGTAGATCCGGCAGCAGAGGTATACGGTCAGGGTGAGCAGCACGGCCAGCAGGATGCCGGCCCCCACGCCTCCATAAAACAGCCGCGCGATCGATTGCTCCGTCGAAAGCCCGATGATGATGAGCACGACACTCGGCGGAATGACGACGCCGAGCGTCGAACCACAGGCAATCGCCCCTGTGCTGAGCATCGGATCGTATTTATACTTTTTCATCTCGGGGAGGGCGACCGTCGTCATCGTGGCCGCCGTCGCCGCGTTGGATCCGCAGATGGCCGCAAAGGCCGCGCACGCCATCACCGTCGCCATGGCGATGCCGCCCCGGATCTGCCCGACCCACTTGTAGGCGGCATTGTAAAGCCTCGAATTGACCCCCGAGTAGAAAGCCACCTGCCCCATGAAGATGAACAACGGAATGACGGTAAGCCCGTAGCTGGAAAAGGTACCCCAAAGGTCCGTTCCCAGCATGCCCAGACCGGCCTTGAAATTGATGACATACACATATCCGCAGAACCCGACGATCGCCATGGCGAAACCGACCGGGATACCCAGGAAAAACAGGGCCGCCAGGAGGACCAGGATCCCTGTAATGCCGATCATCGCTAGACTCACTTTTGGCCCTCCTCACGGGGAAAGAGTGTCCGCAGCAGATCCACCAGGAACACCAGGGCGAGAAAGCCGCATCCCAAAGCCATCCCATAGATGAACGGGAAGTAGGGTATCCGCAGCGTCTCCGTAACCTCGCCGGTCCGCCACAGGGTGGTTCCATAACGGGTGATCTGCCAGGCGGCCATACAGAAGAACACCAGGCAAAGGAGGCTGTTCAGGAAGGTGAGCCCTCTGCGAACCCCGGCCGGAAAGGAATTATAAAGCACGTCGACGGAGATGTGCCCGCGCCGTATCTGCGTGCTTCCCAAGGCAAACGCGCCGGCGATCGCGCCGAAATATCCCATCAGTTCATAGGCGCCCTGCACGGGCACCCACACGATGCGAAGGAAAATGTTGGCGCAGGTCAGGAGGATCATCGCCGCCAGAAAAAGGCCGCCGATCCAAATGAGGCCGCGGTTGAGAACCCGGCTCATCTTGTCCAGAAAATCCATGTAACGCCTCCCCTCCCTGTCTGGTTCTCATACTCCGCCCGGACCTGGAAGCCTTGGGCATCCCGAAAAACCGCTGGAGCATCGGTGGTGCCCAACCCCGTTGCAGGGTCATGGACGCCAGCGGCCACACAAAAGGTTCAAGCGTGATTCCCCGCAGGCACCTGCGGGGAATCACGGGCCGCCTATTCGGCGTGCTTTTTGGATATCATCTTGATATCCTGGATGATCTTCTCGCCAGGAAGCCCTTTTGCCGTGGCATCCGCAACCCACTTGTCGATCATCGGTTCGAGCAGCTTGTTCCACTCGGCCTTTTCCCCATCGGAGAGCTGGATGACTTCGACGTTGTAAGTTTCCTTGGACCAATCCATGGATTCTTTCACATGCGCATCCATGTACTCGCCTGTCCAAAGGGCCTGCTCGCCCCCCAGATCGTCCATCACCTTCTTGACATCATCAGGGAGGCGGTTCCACGAATCCATGTTCATCACAACGGCGAATGGATAGATGACTGTGTCGGTCATGGTGACGAAGCGGCAAAGCTCCGCGTATTTGAAATCCTTCATGACCTCCAGGGATGAGAAGAGGCCCTGCACCACTCCTTTCTGCAGAGCCTCCGGGGTCGCGGACATGGGCATGCCGACCATGTTGGCCCCCCAGGCCTTGAGGATCTCGCCCGCACCGCCCGAGGCGCGGATATCCATGCCCTTGATGTCCGCCAGGGTCCGGACGGGCTTTTTCGTCATCAGGTTGGAAGGCGCCGTGGCAAACATCGTGAGGACCTTGACTTGCGAGAATTCGTCGGGCTTATATTGGTTGTAGAGATCCCAGAGCGTCAGACTGGCAACTTTCGCATTCGGGAGATCCAGGGGCAGGCTGGTGGCGTTCGTGACGATAAAGCGGCCAGGCTGGTAGGCCATGCACAGGCACCCGATGTCGGCCTGCCCCCCGATGACCCCGTCCATCATCGCTTTGGCGTCCAATAGCGTCCCGCCGGGAAAGGTCTTGATAGCGACCTTTCCGTTGGTCCTTTTCTCCACCTCTTCTTTCCATCTTTCCATTTGCACGCACGGAAAGGTGGGAGCCGGGGGGAAATTGGCATAGTTCAGTTTGATCGGCTCAGCGACTGCAGGCGCTGAAAGGAAGGTGGTTAAGGCGAAGGTGGCAAAAATGACGGCGGCCAGCAAAAAAGATACCCTTTTCAACATCTTTCAAACCTCCTCAGCTTCAACCCGGAACAACTGGAATCGTTTCCGGTCCTGAATGCTGCCGGTGCCCCTCAGAGATTCGAGCGGGGGCACGCTCTAAAAGAGTGGATGACAGATTGCTCCCGTGGCCCCGAGAAACAGCGCTTCACCTCCTTTCCATACAGATCGATCGAAGAAAATCAGAAAGCCCCTTTTTGGAGAACGACAAGGTCCATGACCATCACGACCTCGTTCCCGTCAAAACGGAGGTTAAAGACCTGCATGGTCATCAGCCTCCGGCTCCAAGAGCGTAAACCGGTGCGGAGATCGGCCTGAAAGGCCTTTCGTCGAAGATCAAAAGATATTCGGCTCGACATACTCCCCGAACACCGCACGAAACGTATCCGCCATTTCCCCCACAGTGGCATACGCATTGCAGCATTCCACGAGGAAAGGCATCACA harbors:
- a CDS encoding putative 4-hydroxybenzoyl-CoA reductase subunit alpha (Evidence 3 : Putative function from multiple computational evidences), with translation MTQFDYIGTELPRPDAPDKAAGKAVYIHDFVRPGMLYGKIKYSRYAHARIKAIDTSRAERLPGVRAVITGYDTPQIRIGFIKDNVALKRDKVRQFRDEVAAVAAIDPEIAAEAVDLIEVEYEELPGVFDPEEALQEGAPLVHETDARGRPKVDNRVPVPWKFVAGDVEKAKQEAAFVAEGRFSTPLIQQSCMGTAGCVAEFDLQGNLIIHTKTQIPFLAQNDFNAALSAMGLKGKNSRVIVPALGGSFGTGLDTHGYEYIAILLAYKTGRPVKIVLNREEEFAYLSPRQPTRTQIIQGCSREGKLTFREIRMLLDNGAYTSWGATTPSVMMLPISSLYRVPNVFYETTIVYTNNTYCQAMRGYGNPQAAWALESNLDELADAAGIDPYDFRLLNCNIPNDITPMGLNITSCGHEECLRTVAEKLDWKTKRGQQRGKARGVGMASLFHVGGSGRVYRSDGTGIIMKLDDFGHVSVITGGVEMGQGFHSALAVATAEALGVTPDRVMVVSGDTATCPWDVGTHASRGAFTSCNAAIQAAQKARKRVFELAAEHFMPRVHFRMKLRKKKEPDFEIPDLDYERYCDPSEFDLKKNIVFFHEEPENPFLQLSIEEILREAHFKEQGTMIVTEAFYDPCNQMIDMKTCRGNMSAAYITGAQGAEVEVDTETGRVKILRFAAAHDVGQVINQQTIKGQIYGGIVQGLGYALCEEYKTEKGRNLNPNFLDYKILSAPDVDFPIDITCVETHDPEGPFGAKGVGEPGLVPTAPAIANAVYDAIGLRITDLPITPQKILTALKARKKAA
- the ndhS gene encoding Nicotinate dehydrogenase small FeS subunit, yielding MKKEIRFRLNGYEVSSEVEAHRVLLEVLRKDFELTGVKEGCGQGECGACTVLVDGVPVDSCLYPAFEIAGKSVTTIEGLVGEGNRLHPIQAAFVEHGAVQCGFCTPGMILSAKALLEETPHPNEAEIRRAISGNLCRCTGYLQIVEAVRRAAEEGAA
- a CDS encoding FAD binding domain in molybdopterin dehydrogenase (fragment), producing the protein MRRFDYHQPQTLRDALKIMEEQTGEARYLAGGTDLIVRLKQRAMAVDALVSLRGIPELRGIAKNGEWRFGGMCLFREIERSASVERALPALFQAVKVLANPQVRNVATIGGNLCNAAPSADCAPPLLVLDARITLEGPGGVREVAIEDFFTGPGQTCKRPEEVMTSIRVPQPGGQTGSAFLKIGRVSQDIAVVNMAVLVEMEGEVCRRCRLAAGAVAPVPLRLRRTEKRIEGRRIDPDLLEAAAAEAAEEVRPISDVRATAEYRCTVAGVLVKRGLQQALATVGRSD
- the paaK gene encoding Phenylacetate-coenzyme A ligase, which encodes MDNEGMSNIQSAKKGYRKEMTKTFMPTVKTQEELKALQLEGLKWTVNHAYHGSPVYRAKLEQAGVRPDQIRSLADIERLPFTTAEDLKEGYPFPLLSVPFEKVVRIHASSGTTGKRKVLSYSQKDVQDWAHFFARCYEMAGLTVEDRIQIAVGYGVWTAGIGFQLGCETFGAMAIPAGPGNLDMQCQFLVDFQTTVVCCTASMGLLLAEEVRRRGILDQINVKKMIFGSERCSQAMRDRIRDLLGVEHMFDIPGMTELYGPGTGLDCLHHTGIHYWADYYILEILDPETLLPVPEGETGEMVVTTLAKEAVPLIRYRTRDLTRLIPGVCPCGSILPRHDRLLGRSDDMIIFRAVNVYPGQIDHVLSGVSGIGSEYQIILDHGSDGRDYMLLKVEREPDGDPSRDDAVARAIAGDIKKQIMVSANIEMVAYGSLPRSERKSKRVFDNRDL
- a CDS encoding TRAP dicarboxylate transporter, DctM subunit; translated protein: MSLAMIGITGILVLLAALFFLGIPVGFAMAIVGFCGYVYVINFKAGLGMLGTDLWGTFSSYGLTVIPLFIFMGQVAFYSGVNSRLYNAAYKWVGQIRGGIAMATVMACAAFAAICGSNAATAATMTTVALPEMKKYKYDPMLSTGAIACGSTLGVVIPPSVVLIIIGLSTEQSIARLFYGGVGAGILLAVLLTLTVYLCCRIYPAWGPAGPRTTLGEKFRALPGAFEMLLLFLLVMLGLYFGYFTPAEAGAAGSFFAVIIALVQRSLSWKGFIASFTDTLRISCMVIMIVAGAMLFGKFLAVTRIPYNIATWVADLPVPDVVIISIIFAIYVVGGAVMDALALLLITIPIFFPVATELGHDPIWFGVTITVITTLGAVTPPVGATTYVVGGMAKDVPLEDVFKGVAYFLPAYILCVVLLMIFPQIITFLPNLMH
- a CDS encoding Tripartite ATP-independent periplasmic transporter DctQ component, which gives rise to MDFLDKMSRVLNRGLIWIGGLFLAAMILLTCANIFLRIVWVPVQGAYELMGYFGAIAGAFALGSTQIRRGHISVDVLYNSFPAGVRRGLTFLNSLLCLVFFCMAAWQITRYGTTLWRTGEVTETLRIPYFPFIYGMALGCGFLALVFLVDLLRTLFPREEGQK
- a CDS encoding Bacterial extracellular solute-binding protein, family 7 encodes the protein MLKRVSFLLAAVIFATFALTTFLSAPAVAEPIKLNYANFPPAPTFPCVQMERWKEEVEKRTNGKVAIKTFPGGTLLDAKAMMDGVIGGQADIGCLCMAYQPGRFIVTNATSLPLDLPNAKVASLTLWDLYNQYKPDEFSQVKVLTMFATAPSNLMTKKPVRTLADIKGMDIRASGGAGEILKAWGANMVGMPMSATPEALQKGVVQGLFSSLEVMKDFKYAELCRFVTMTDTVIYPFAVVMNMDSWNRLPDDVKKVMDDLGGEQALWTGEYMDAHVKESMDWSKETYNVEVIQLSDGEKAEWNKLLEPMIDKWVADATAKGLPGEKIIQDIKMISKKHAE